A window of the Hypanus sabinus isolate sHypSab1 unplaced genomic scaffold, sHypSab1.hap1 scaffold_336, whole genome shotgun sequence genome harbors these coding sequences:
- the LOC132388506 gene encoding zinc finger protein 226-like — protein sequence MAHQRVHTEERPLTCSDCGKGFTYSSQLKIHQRIHTGERPFTCSDCGKGFTQLAGLQAHQSVHTGERPFNCSDCGKGFTQLANLQAHQRVHTGERPFTCSDCGKGFNSSSKLKVHQRVHTGERPFTCSDCGKGFTQLANLQAHQSVHTGEWPFNCLECGKGFIRSSQLKVHQSVHSGERPFICSNCGKGFTLSSQLKVHQRVHSGERPFTCSDCGKGFTQLSGLQAHQSVHTGERPFNCSDCGKGFTQLSSLQAHHSVHTGERPFTCSVCGKGFTLSSCLLTHQSVHTGEWPFTCSDCGKGFTRSSQLKVHQRVLTGERPFTCLDCGKGFTSSSQLKVHQRVHTGERPFTCSDCGKGFTQLATLQAHHLVHTGERPFNCSDCGKGFTRSSQLKVHQRVHTGERPFTCSDCGKGFTQLAGLQAHQSVHTGERPFTCIFCGKGFTQSSQLKVHERIHTGERPFTCSDCGKGFTRSSRLLTHQSVHTGERPLTSC from the coding sequence atggctcaccagcgagttcacactgaggagaggccgctcacctgctcagactgtgggaagggattcacctactcatcccaactgaagatacatcagcgaattcacactggagagaggccattcacctgctcagactgtgggaagggattcacacaattAGCTggcctacaagcacaccagtctgttcacactggggagaggccgttcaactgctcagactgtgggaagggattcacacagttagctaacctacaagcacaccagcgagttcacactggggagaggccgttcacttgctcagactgtgggaagggattcaattcATCATCTaaactgaaagtacatcagcgagttcacactggggagaggccattcacctgctcagactgtgggaagggattcacacagttagctaacctgcaagcacaccagtcagttcacactggagagtggccgttcaactgcttagaatgtgggaaggggttcattcggtcatctcaactgaaggtacatcagtcagttcactctggagagaggccattcatctgctcaaactgtgggaagggattcactttgtcatctcaactgaaggtacatcagcgagttcactctggggagaggccgttcacctgctcagactgtgggaagggattcacacagttatctggcctgcaagcacaccagtcagttcacactggcgagaggccgttcaactgctcagactgtggtaagggattcacacagttatctaGCCTGCAAGCACACCAttcagttcacactggcgagaggccattcacctgctcagtctgtgggaagggattcactctatcatcttgcctactgacacaccagtcagttcacactggagagtggccattcacctgctcagactgtgggaagggattcactcggtcatctcaactgaaggtacatcagcgagttctcactggggagaggccattcacctgcttggactgtgggaagggattcacttcgtcatctcaactgaaggtccatcagcgagttcacactggggagaggccgttcacttgctcagactgtgggaagggattcacacagttagctaCTCTACAAGCACACCatttagttcacactggggagaggccattcaactgctcagactgtgggaagggattcactcggtcatctcaattgaaggtacatcagcgagtacacactggggagaggccattcacctgctcagactgtgggaagggattcacacagttagctggcctacaagcacaccagtcagttcacactggggagaggccgttcacctgcatattctgtgggaagggattcactcaatcatctcaattgaaggtacatgAGCGAATTCACAcaggtgagaggccattcacctgctcagactgtgggaagggattcactcggtcatctcgcctactgacacaccagtcagttcacactggagagaggccgttaaCCTCCTGTTAA